A genome region from Natronolimnobius baerhuensis includes the following:
- a CDS encoding ice-binding family protein has product MEYNPTRRTVITSSGLLTAGLAGCIGAAQEDSDFPVQIQQDGPAPVDLGTACDFSILAKSGISSVPNSDVAGDIGVSPIASTAITGFDLTLDASGVFATSTQVGGRVYAANYAEPTPSRLTTAVSDMETAFTDAYGRVPPDFTNLGGGNLDGETLTPGVYSWDTGLSIDGDITLDGGPDDTWIFQVAGDLTVASGATINLTGGAQPENIVWVVAGGGGVEIGTDANFAGVVLAQTAINVLTNATVDGCLYAQTAVNLQMATVTGCDCDLVDLQVDSACVDEDGEITVSNPNDVSVMVTVTGPDAYEETMEVPAGGSATWGNLADGTYSLETDNIAIGLDITTLDISCDPTVPDVVTTPATDVNGSTATLNGELTDLGDFATVDVFFEWRELGADDWIATAPQTLDAPGDFSDEIAGLEPGTTYEFRAVGLANGERVEGATLRIIKEVPGVPEVITSPATDVNGSTATLNGELLDLGEFDSVDVFFEWRELGADDWITTETQTLDAPGEFSAEIPGLEPGETYEFRAVAVADGTRDEGAILSFTKAEPGAPIVETQTATDINGSTATLNGELIDLGDFDTVDVFFEWRELGEDEWIATETQTLDDPGDFTTEIAGLEPGTTYEFRAVAVANGERYEGTIVSFTKAEAGVPSIETQPATDVNGSTATLNAELLDLGEFDTADVFFEWREVGADEWIATEPQTVDEPGEFSAEIEGLESGSTYEFRAVMVANGEQFLGATLSFTKFGPDELDVETRPATDINGSTATLNGELIELGDFDSVDVFFEWREVGADEWNTTETQTLDEPGDFSAEIEGLQPGSTYEFRAVAVSDGTRDEGAILSFTKAEIGAPIVETQMATDVNGSTATLNAELIDLGEFDTVDVFFEWREVGADDWITTETQTLDAPGDFSTEIAGLEPGNTYEFRAVAVADGERYEGTIVSFTKAEVGAPSVETQPATDINGSTATLNAELIDLGDFDTVDVLFEWREVGMDDWIATGSQTLGEPGEFSTEIAGLELGSTYEFRAVVVANGERFLGATLSFTKFGPAALDVETRPATDINGSTATLNGELLELEGAAEATVFFLYRVKGTAVWTFTDEAALTEPGPFSATAMNLETGTTYEFQAVAQVGDTVVYGSILEFTKEPDKKDKKKKKREYKRAKREYEKCKKKYEKGNVNKKQLKKKRHAYERAKREYEEYKQKCKNAS; this is encoded by the coding sequence ATGGAGTACAATCCGACAAGAAGAACGGTCATCACATCGAGTGGATTGCTCACAGCTGGTCTCGCCGGTTGTATAGGCGCCGCGCAAGAAGATAGCGATTTTCCGGTCCAGATCCAACAAGACGGTCCAGCACCGGTCGATCTCGGGACGGCCTGTGACTTTTCGATCCTGGCAAAATCCGGGATATCGAGCGTTCCCAACTCCGATGTGGCAGGGGACATCGGCGTGAGTCCGATCGCGTCGACTGCCATAACCGGATTCGATCTAACGCTGGATGCATCCGGCGTCTTCGCGACATCAACGCAGGTGGGCGGACGGGTGTACGCGGCCAATTATGCGGAGCCAACCCCGTCCAGGTTAACGACTGCGGTGAGCGATATGGAAACCGCCTTCACTGATGCATACGGCCGCGTTCCGCCGGACTTCACAAATTTAGGAGGCGGCAATCTCGACGGAGAAACACTGACTCCAGGAGTGTACAGTTGGGATACCGGCCTCTCGATTGACGGGGATATCACCCTCGACGGCGGTCCAGACGACACCTGGATCTTCCAGGTTGCAGGAGATCTCACCGTGGCGAGCGGTGCGACTATCAATCTGACGGGGGGCGCACAGCCCGAGAACATCGTCTGGGTGGTCGCTGGCGGTGGCGGTGTCGAGATCGGAACGGACGCGAACTTTGCGGGGGTCGTGCTAGCCCAGACGGCGATCAACGTGCTCACCAATGCAACGGTGGACGGCTGTTTGTACGCCCAAACCGCCGTCAATCTGCAGATGGCGACGGTTACCGGGTGCGACTGCGATCTCGTCGACCTGCAAGTTGATTCGGCGTGTGTAGATGAGGACGGGGAGATCACGGTATCGAACCCCAACGACGTCTCAGTGATGGTAACCGTCACCGGTCCCGACGCGTACGAGGAAACAATGGAGGTTCCCGCCGGCGGTTCGGCGACGTGGGGGAACCTTGCGGATGGGACGTATTCGCTCGAGACCGACAATATCGCAATCGGTCTCGATATCACGACGCTCGACATCAGTTGCGATCCGACCGTCCCTGACGTCGTAACGACGCCAGCGACGGACGTCAACGGCTCGACGGCCACGCTCAACGGAGAGTTGACCGACCTCGGGGACTTTGCCACTGTCGACGTCTTCTTCGAGTGGCGCGAACTCGGGGCGGACGACTGGATCGCCACCGCACCGCAGACGCTCGACGCACCCGGCGACTTTAGCGACGAGATCGCGGGTCTCGAGCCCGGCACCACATACGAATTCCGGGCGGTCGGGCTAGCAAACGGTGAACGGGTCGAAGGAGCCACGCTTCGTATCATCAAGGAGGTGCCAGGTGTACCGGAAGTCATCACGTCGCCGGCGACGGACGTCAACGGCTCGACGGCCACGCTCAACGGCGAACTGCTCGACCTCGGAGAGTTCGACAGCGTCGACGTCTTCTTCGAGTGGCGCGAACTCGGGGCGGACGACTGGATTACCACCGAGACGCAGACGCTCGACGCGCCCGGTGAGTTCAGCGCCGAGATCCCGGGCCTCGAACCCGGCGAAACGTACGAATTCCGGGCAGTCGCAGTGGCCGATGGCACGCGTGACGAGGGAGCTATTCTCTCGTTCACCAAAGCCGAGCCCGGTGCTCCCATCGTCGAAACCCAGACTGCGACGGACATCAACGGATCGACAGCGACGCTCAACGGTGAGTTGATCGATCTCGGCGACTTCGACACGGTCGACGTCTTCTTCGAGTGGCGTGAACTCGGCGAGGACGAGTGGATCGCCACCGAGACGCAGACGCTCGACGACCCCGGCGACTTCACCACCGAAATCGCAGGTCTCGAGCCCGGCACCACGTACGAATTCCGGGCGGTTGCAGTGGCCAATGGCGAACGCTACGAAGGAACCATCGTCTCGTTCACCAAAGCTGAGGCCGGCGTTCCCAGTATCGAGACACAGCCAGCGACGGACGTCAACGGCTCGACGGCCACGCTCAACGCTGAACTGCTCGACCTCGGAGAGTTCGACACCGCCGACGTCTTCTTCGAGTGGCGCGAAGTCGGCGCGGACGAGTGGATCGCTACCGAGCCCCAGACAGTTGACGAACCCGGTGAGTTCAGCGCCGAAATCGAGGGCCTCGAGTCCGGCAGCACGTACGAATTCCGGGCAGTCATGGTGGCGAACGGCGAACAGTTCCTCGGAGCCACACTCTCGTTCACCAAATTCGGACCAGATGAGTTGGATGTCGAGACGAGGCCAGCGACGGACATCAACGGCTCGACAGCCACACTCAACGGCGAGTTGATCGAACTCGGCGACTTCGACAGCGTCGATGTCTTCTTCGAATGGCGCGAAGTCGGCGCGGACGAGTGGAACACCACCGAGACGCAGACGCTCGACGAACCGGGCGACTTCAGCGCCGAGATCGAAGGCCTCCAGCCCGGCAGTACGTACGAATTCCGGGCGGTCGCAGTGTCCGATGGCACGCGTGACGAGGGGGCTATTCTCTCGTTCACCAAAGCTGAGATCGGTGCCCCCATCGTCGAGACCCAGATGGCGACCGACGTCAACGGCTCGACGGCGACGCTCAACGCAGAGTTGATCGACCTCGGCGAGTTCGACACGGTCGATGTCTTCTTCGAGTGGCGTGAAGTCGGCGCGGACGACTGGATCACCACCGAGACGCAGACGCTCGACGCGCCCGGCGACTTCAGTACCGAGATCGCGGGCCTCGAGCCCGGCAACACGTATGAGTTCCGGGCGGTCGCAGTGGCCGATGGCGAACGCTACGAAGGAACCATCGTCTCGTTCACCAAAGCTGAGGTCGGCGCCCCGAGCGTCGAGACACAGCCAGCGACGGATATCAACGGTTCGACGGCGACGCTCAACGCAGAGTTGATCGATCTCGGCGACTTCGACACGGTCGACGTCCTCTTCGAGTGGCGCGAAGTCGGCATGGACGACTGGATCGCTACCGGATCCCAGACGCTCGGCGAACCCGGTGAGTTCAGTACCGAGATCGCGGGCCTCGAACTCGGTTCCACGTACGAATTCCGGGCCGTCGTGGTCGCGAACGGCGAACGGTTCCTTGGAGCCACACTCTCGTTCACCAAATTCGGGCCAGCTGCGTTGGATGTCGAGACGAGGCCAGCGACGGACATCAACGGCTCGACGGCCACGCTCAACGGCGAACTGCTCGAACTCGAGGGTGCAGCGGAGGCTACCGTCTTCTTCCTCTACCGCGTCAAGGGAACAGCGGTGTGGACGTTTACCGACGAAGCGGCCCTCACCGAGCCCGGACCGTTCAGTGCGACGGCGATGAACCTCGAGACCGGCACAACCTACGAATTCCAAGCGGTCGCCCAAGTGGGCGACACGGTTGTCTACGGCAGTATTCTGGAGTTCACGAAGGAACCAGACAAGAAAGACAAGAAGAAGAAAAAGCGCGAATACAAGCGCGCAAAACGCGAATACGAGAAGTGCAAAAAGAAATACGAGAAAGGAAACGTGAACAAGAAGCAACTGAAAAAGAAGAGACACGCCTACGAGCGCGCAAAACGCGAGTACGAGGAGTATAAACAGAAGTGTAAGAACGCGTCCTGA